A portion of the Candidatus Nitrosotenuis aquarius genome contains these proteins:
- a CDS encoding SIR2 family protein, protein MKIALFLGAGASVPYGKPTTSQLRNNLIDKFGNQPGRSYLQTLLACDIFEDVEHILQTMKDLTIFQKQLGGQFLQWLGEKGRLIIGLDRGNQGYNDLVGDLGDIKLTLEKEVFENYSWDKDQSDNAAYQILHPILELLKTKSEKIIVFTTNYDRAVEEFCSRDDNNYFCVDGFKLHEDSGRFRWNGGDYSYADAITNKTKVYLYKIHGSLNWKKHKNYGIERTTYERKPEDPNYEEDFLIYPTLSPKEEANGKEPYNSILNKFDELMKSIDMCVVIGFSFRDEHINEKFKEFVDRGGIFAAISPSSQYDFRTRILSHKPTKEEQQVWKNSPYARLTGTGGKDDTNWNITFLQKKLETGSVKGIIHDIQRILEPQKHPL, encoded by the coding sequence TTGAAAATAGCGCTGTTTCTTGGAGCTGGAGCATCGGTGCCATATGGAAAACCAACAACGTCTCAATTGCGGAACAATTTAATTGATAAATTTGGAAATCAACCAGGCCGAAGTTATTTACAAACATTACTTGCATGCGATATTTTTGAAGATGTGGAGCATATTCTCCAAACAATGAAGGATCTAACTATATTCCAAAAACAACTAGGGGGTCAATTCCTACAATGGCTTGGAGAGAAAGGCCGATTGATAATAGGACTTGATCGTGGAAATCAAGGATATAATGACTTAGTAGGTGATCTCGGAGATATCAAATTAACTTTAGAAAAAGAAGTATTTGAGAACTACTCCTGGGATAAGGATCAATCCGATAATGCTGCATACCAAATACTACATCCAATTTTAGAACTTCTTAAAACAAAATCAGAGAAGATTATTGTTTTCACCACAAACTACGATAGGGCGGTAGAAGAATTTTGTAGCAGAGACGATAACAATTACTTTTGTGTTGACGGATTCAAACTACATGAAGATAGCGGAAGATTCCGTTGGAATGGTGGTGATTACTCCTATGCTGATGCAATAACAAACAAGACTAAAGTATACTTATACAAGATTCACGGTTCACTAAATTGGAAAAAACACAAGAATTATGGAATTGAAAGAACTACCTATGAAAGAAAACCCGAAGATCCGAATTATGAAGAAGATTTTCTGATATATCCAACATTATCTCCAAAAGAAGAAGCAAATGGGAAAGAGCCATACAATTCGATTCTAAATAAGTTTGATGAATTAATGAAATCCATAGATATGTGTGTGGTAATTGGTTTTTCCTTCAGAGATGAGCACATTAATGAAAAATTTAAGGAGTTTGTAGATCGAGGAGGAATCTTTGCTGCAATATCTCCTAGTTCGCAGTATGATTTTAGAACCCGTATTTTGAGTCATAAACCAACTAAGGAAGAACAACAAGTGTGGAAAAATTCCCCATACGCAAGATTGACTGGAACTGGAGGTAAAGATGATACCAATTGGAATATCACATTTTTACAAAAAAAACTGGAAACTGGATCTGTAAAGGGGATAATTCATGACATACAACGAATATTGGAGCCACAAAAACATCCGCTTTGA
- a CDS encoding restriction endonuclease: MDILEQYPKLKDILNKWQTQRDVTFLTSEDREYLLGVYDGLTMIENGDISNITLSLKSMMEKLRTKMTADSLEERIKQGKILFDSRLLDPIHSYNIPFDNDEKLFIEIGQLNEKQLNYLNHQKEQQQTAEQKSLALKKTKEAEQQEIKNIVSKFDNDVITLLKNFVIKYGPSPIGDEYIKLAKILKTKNVDANAIPILNILRHLKQEIGYEKFVERMYSNDPANLEDIIHNFLNIYGDSYENHLSELDRLATEKQHSTTDLENRVAEVKEQLELENFKNTLSVTAESVTMNDCDRMNGRDFEVFLETLFKKMGYDAMVTKGSGDQGADLIIEKLGRKQVVQSKKSQNKISNKAVQEIGTAIKHYDADGGIVVTNNFFHDSAINLAKSNNIELIDRTKLEELLKRYPVAKDNVKTDSIHQEETDENGLPLLNDELFMKKIRELEGPERKPIEHRTLVKHLIKTRKFTENSANDMIWQMMSVRQIYESVHDHCNTTTTEIKKKLEEEDKRRRIMPQLFFDILRGLEGDRKTPVEEKLFVAELIKTGRFKEDEAKNSIRRFLSDASIYESKPGHYNRV, from the coding sequence ATGGACATTCTTGAACAATACCCAAAACTGAAAGATATTCTGAACAAATGGCAAACCCAACGTGATGTGACTTTTCTAACTTCTGAGGACAGAGAATATCTTCTTGGCGTATATGATGGACTTACCATGATTGAAAATGGTGATATTTCTAACATAACATTGTCATTAAAGTCCATGATGGAGAAATTAAGAACAAAAATGACTGCCGATTCTCTTGAAGAACGAATCAAGCAAGGTAAAATTCTATTTGATTCGAGACTACTAGATCCAATTCATAGTTATAACATTCCATTCGATAATGATGAGAAATTATTCATTGAGATAGGACAATTAAATGAAAAACAACTTAATTATCTAAATCATCAAAAAGAGCAGCAACAAACTGCTGAGCAAAAATCGTTAGCGTTGAAGAAAACCAAAGAAGCAGAACAACAAGAAATCAAAAATATTGTTTCAAAATTTGATAATGATGTAATAACTCTTCTAAAAAACTTTGTAATAAAATATGGCCCGTCACCAATTGGAGATGAATACATAAAATTAGCAAAAATCCTCAAAACAAAAAATGTGGATGCAAATGCTATTCCAATATTGAACATTCTCAGACATTTGAAACAGGAGATCGGATATGAGAAATTTGTCGAGCGAATGTATTCTAATGATCCAGCAAACCTTGAAGATATCATACATAATTTTCTTAACATTTACGGTGATAGCTACGAAAACCATTTGTCAGAATTAGACAGACTTGCTACTGAAAAACAACATTCTACAACAGATCTAGAGAACCGTGTTGCTGAAGTTAAAGAACAATTAGAATTAGAAAATTTCAAAAATACCTTATCTGTAACGGCCGAATCTGTCACTATGAATGATTGTGATAGAATGAATGGCCGTGATTTTGAGGTTTTTCTAGAAACTCTTTTCAAAAAAATGGGATATGATGCGATGGTAACAAAAGGTTCAGGAGATCAAGGTGCTGATCTAATAATAGAAAAATTAGGACGGAAACAGGTAGTCCAAAGTAAAAAATCACAGAATAAAATATCCAACAAAGCTGTCCAAGAGATAGGAACTGCAATAAAACACTATGATGCGGATGGCGGCATAGTTGTTACGAATAATTTCTTTCATGATTCTGCAATAAACCTGGCAAAATCCAATAACATCGAGTTAATCGACAGAACAAAGCTGGAAGAGTTGTTGAAACGTTATCCTGTGGCGAAAGATAACGTCAAAACCGACTCGATACATCAGGAAGAAACTGATGAGAATGGACTTCCTCTATTGAATGATGAATTGTTCATGAAAAAGATTAGAGAGTTAGAAGGTCCTGAAAGAAAACCCATAGAACACAGAACATTAGTTAAACATCTAATAAAAACTCGAAAATTCACTGAAAATTCTGCGAATGACATGATTTGGCAAATGATGTCAGTTAGACAGATCTATGAGTCTGTACATGATCATTGTAATACCACTACAACTGAAATTAAGAAGAAACTTGAGGAAGAAGACAAACGTCGACGTATTATGCCTCAGTTGTTTTTTGATATTCTGCGCGGTTTAGAGGGCGATAGGAAAACACCCGTTGAAGAAAAACTCTTTGTTGCCGAATTGATCAAAACGGGTAGATTCAAGGAAGATGAAGCAAAGAACTCTATTCGAAGATTCTTAAGTGATGCTTCAATTTACGAATCCAAACCTGGACATTATAACAGAGTTTAG
- a CDS encoding HNH endonuclease, translating to MFQPIYQIQRGDQVMLQTATQKLRKRNYYIQRDGPTCIYCEKTMDFEHDTIEFDHLDNNPHNNAEWNEILCHGQCNKEKRFNPEYQIKAREKILENQRRIFVPKVEDKTDSDVSPEIDHNRNSRNLIKQKLLEVVITDGRIEYKTALNGLTFLVSENLGHGSQVSTRRLLDELTSDFPGFEGPFMVERGEDGKKYIIKRSGK from the coding sequence ATGTTTCAGCCGATTTATCAAATCCAAAGAGGAGATCAAGTGATGCTACAGACCGCAACTCAGAAACTACGAAAACGCAATTACTACATTCAGCGTGATGGGCCAACTTGCATTTATTGTGAAAAAACAATGGATTTTGAACACGATACTATCGAGTTTGACCACTTGGACAATAATCCCCATAATAACGCCGAATGGAACGAAATATTATGTCACGGTCAGTGTAATAAGGAAAAGAGGTTCAATCCTGAATATCAAATCAAAGCACGCGAAAAGATCTTAGAAAATCAAAGAAGAATCTTTGTTCCAAAAGTTGAAGATAAAACTGACTCTGATGTTAGTCCAGAAATTGATCATAATAGAAACTCACGAAATCTCATCAAGCAAAAGCTTCTGGAGGTCGTTATCACTGATGGAAGAATTGAATACAAAACAGCACTAAATGGCTTGACTTTTCTAGTATCTGAAAATCTTGGTCATGGGTCACAGGTTTCCACACGTAGGCTTTTGGATGAATTAACCTCTGATTTTCCTGGCTTTGAAGGACCATTCATGGTTGAGCGAGGTGAAGATGGGAAGAAGTACATCATTAAGAGGTCAGGAAAATGA
- a CDS encoding tyrosine-type recombinase/integrase translates to MKQSLNSKLKPDIHNYDQRISSVLRRIENALSKKTVTLIKKYHDEMISESISKATQLKHLEVMLNLSRFLKKEWDEVSSGDIQKLVVTIVQKYSDSGQETHTTADHKKVLKIFYRWLKTGSRHKDPDTLDPPEIRKIKMRRVKDRLSREDLISEGDMTKILHACGENLRDRALIAVHNEAGTRIGETLTLQIKHVVVDDYGAIIKVDGKTNARPIRLLTSAPYLIAWLNAHPFKENTESPLWINLSKFQYGSHLTYKGAREIIQKRVELANLPKRVYFHLFRHSQITQTANFLTEAHQKKRYGWSSSSKMPARYTHLVDEDVDEALLGHYGIKKQTKADLKLPKKCPTCGWPNAHDVDYCEKCTKALSLDKALLQDEETKQKNEMLADKVERQDRILKSMAKKLGMDIEP, encoded by the coding sequence ATGAAACAATCCCTAAACTCCAAACTAAAGCCGGATATTCACAATTATGATCAAAGGATCAGCTCAGTTCTACGCAGAATTGAGAACGCATTATCCAAAAAGACAGTGACATTAATCAAAAAATACCACGACGAGATGATCTCCGAATCCATCTCAAAAGCAACACAGCTAAAACACCTTGAAGTCATGTTAAACCTGTCTAGATTCCTAAAGAAAGAATGGGATGAGGTTAGTTCTGGTGACATTCAAAAGCTAGTCGTAACTATCGTGCAAAAATACTCTGATTCTGGACAGGAAACACACACCACGGCGGACCACAAAAAGGTCTTGAAGATATTCTACAGGTGGCTAAAAACAGGCTCCAGGCACAAAGATCCCGACACACTAGATCCGCCGGAAATACGCAAAATCAAGATGAGGCGAGTCAAAGACAGGCTTTCAAGGGAGGATCTAATCTCCGAGGGTGATATGACAAAAATACTTCATGCCTGTGGTGAGAATCTCAGGGACAGGGCGTTAATCGCAGTTCACAACGAGGCTGGTACAAGAATAGGTGAAACACTTACCCTACAAATCAAACATGTCGTCGTAGATGATTACGGTGCAATTATCAAGGTGGATGGCAAGACCAACGCAAGGCCCATCAGATTACTGACTTCTGCACCATATCTTATCGCCTGGCTTAATGCTCACCCGTTCAAGGAAAACACAGAATCACCGTTATGGATAAACCTGAGCAAATTCCAATATGGTTCGCATTTGACATACAAGGGAGCTAGAGAGATAATCCAGAAAAGAGTCGAGCTTGCAAATCTGCCCAAACGTGTCTATTTTCATCTGTTCAGACACTCCCAGATCACACAGACAGCTAATTTCCTAACTGAAGCACACCAAAAGAAACGCTATGGGTGGTCGTCAAGCTCCAAGATGCCTGCAAGATACACTCACTTGGTTGATGAGGATGTTGACGAGGCTCTATTGGGCCATTATGGGATAAAGAAGCAAACAAAGGCGGATCTCAAACTGCCTAAAAAATGCCCAACATGTGGCTGGCCAAACGCTCATGATGTGGATTATTGCGAGAAATGTACCAAAGCGCTAAGTCTTGATAAGGCGTTATTGCAAGACGAGGAAACCAAACAAAAGAATGAGATGCTTGCGGATAAGGTAGAGCGCCAGGATCGAATTCTCAAATCTATGGCTAAAAAACTAGGAATGGATATAGAACCATAA
- the fen gene encoding flap endonuclease-1: MGLDLKGLITKEKTTLESFASKVIAVDAYNTIYQFLSIIRGPDGMLLSDSQGRVTSHLSGLFYRSINFLSLGIKPVFVFDGKSPSLKAAEIERRKQIKKEATIKYEKALAEGNMEDVRKYAQQTTSMQDGMVEDAKHLLELFGIPSIQAPAEGEATAAHLTKTGLAYASASQDYDSILFGAKKLVRNFTNSGRRKLPNRNTYIEIEPEIIDTSRVLSDLGVTAEQLVDIGILIGTDFNPDGFDRIGPKTALKMIKENGRLEEIEQVKDKLQTIPYQEIRKIFLEPKVADVSEIKFGEPNYSGIVSYLSGERSFSRDRVEASLNRLQKSTIKRSHTLEQWFG, from the coding sequence ATGGGCTTAGATCTAAAGGGACTCATCACCAAAGAAAAAACAACACTAGAGTCATTTGCATCCAAGGTAATCGCAGTTGATGCATACAATACCATCTACCAGTTTCTCTCAATAATTCGCGGACCAGATGGAATGTTGCTCTCTGATTCTCAGGGGCGGGTAACAAGCCACCTAAGCGGATTGTTCTATAGAAGCATCAATTTTTTGTCATTGGGAATAAAGCCCGTTTTTGTATTTGACGGCAAGTCTCCTTCCTTAAAGGCAGCCGAAATAGAGCGAAGAAAGCAGATCAAAAAAGAAGCCACAATAAAATACGAAAAAGCACTTGCCGAAGGAAACATGGAAGACGTTCGAAAATACGCCCAACAGACCACATCCATGCAGGACGGCATGGTGGAAGACGCAAAGCACTTGCTAGAACTGTTTGGAATTCCCTCGATTCAGGCACCGGCGGAAGGAGAGGCAACGGCAGCCCATCTGACCAAAACGGGTTTGGCGTATGCCTCTGCAAGCCAGGACTATGACTCCATATTGTTTGGGGCAAAAAAGCTGGTCCGTAATTTCACAAACTCTGGCAGGAGAAAGCTGCCAAACAGGAACACCTACATCGAAATAGAGCCGGAGATAATCGACACATCCCGGGTTTTGTCTGATCTTGGCGTTACCGCAGAACAGCTAGTCGACATTGGTATTTTGATTGGCACGGACTTTAACCCTGACGGATTTGACAGGATTGGCCCAAAGACTGCGCTAAAGATGATCAAAGAAAACGGCAGACTGGAAGAAATTGAACAAGTGAAAGACAAGCTCCAAACAATTCCATACCAGGAAATACGCAAGATCTTTTTGGAACCCAAAGTTGCCGACGTATCCGAGATAAAATTTGGCGAGCCAAACTATTCTGGTATTGTCAGTTACTTGTCAGGCGAGAGGAGTTTTTCTCGCGACAGGGTAGAGGCATCGCTGAACCGACTGCAGAAAAGCACGATTAAGCGGAGCCACACATTAGAGCAGTGGTTTGGCTAG
- the acs gene encoding acetate--CoA ligase gives MDYLVGLGHNDTQTRREASADFVKFWESQAKKLHWFEPWHTALQWNPPFAKWFVGGKINASYNALDVQNQEKIAIFWEGENEERRSVTYGELSDSVQRLANGLKSLGVQKGDRITIYLPMVPELIVSILACARIGAIHTVIFSGFSAQSIKDRVVDSQSKIIITADGGYRRGNVVKLKEVIDTAISDLDFVQNVIVLTRTKNPIPMGKRDLAWNSILQKSSNVCPPEKLDGTHPLYILYTSGTTGKPKGVLHDTGGYLTHVAATFRWAFDIKDSDVYFCTADIGWVTGHSYVAYGPLVCGATQVMYEGAPDYPSPARMWDIIQRYKITIFYTTPTALRMFMKFGDSIPNSYDLSNLRLLGTVGEPINPEVWKWYYNTIGKSRCPIIDTWWQTETGAMMISPLPGLETIPLKPGSGAFAIPGVELAILDESGKQLPPDTKGYLVITKPWPGMLPTLWGDDEKYKTVYWSKYKDIYYTGDYAICDKDGYYWLLGRADDVLKIAGHRIGTAELESSLVSHNSISEAAVCGIPDEIKGEAIIAFLVPKEGVMVSDSLKAQVIDVVRKDIGAIATPQSIYFVSKLPKTRSGKIMRRLLKAIASNEKIGDVSTLEDGAAVSEIHAAFDELKKQIQ, from the coding sequence GTGGACTATCTTGTTGGTCTAGGGCACAACGACACGCAGACACGCCGGGAAGCATCTGCAGATTTTGTTAAATTCTGGGAGTCTCAGGCAAAAAAACTCCACTGGTTTGAGCCGTGGCATACGGCACTGCAATGGAATCCCCCATTTGCAAAATGGTTTGTCGGCGGAAAAATCAACGCTTCATACAACGCACTAGATGTGCAAAACCAAGAAAAAATAGCAATATTCTGGGAGGGAGAAAACGAGGAACGCAGGTCAGTAACATATGGAGAGTTATCAGATTCCGTTCAAAGACTGGCAAACGGCCTAAAGTCCCTGGGTGTACAAAAAGGAGACCGAATAACAATCTACCTCCCAATGGTGCCGGAGCTAATCGTATCAATATTGGCCTGTGCAAGAATTGGCGCAATACACACTGTGATATTTTCAGGATTTTCAGCCCAATCAATCAAGGACAGGGTGGTTGATTCGCAATCAAAAATAATCATCACCGCAGACGGCGGATACCGAAGGGGAAACGTCGTCAAGCTAAAAGAAGTAATTGATACTGCGATTTCAGATCTGGATTTTGTCCAAAATGTGATTGTATTGACCAGAACCAAAAATCCGATTCCAATGGGAAAAAGGGATTTGGCATGGAATAGTATATTGCAAAAAAGCTCCAATGTCTGCCCTCCAGAAAAACTGGACGGAACACATCCACTTTACATCCTGTATACTTCGGGAACAACCGGAAAACCAAAAGGAGTTCTTCATGACACGGGCGGATATCTGACTCATGTAGCTGCCACGTTTAGGTGGGCATTTGACATCAAAGATTCTGATGTGTATTTTTGCACTGCAGACATTGGCTGGGTCACAGGCCACAGCTATGTTGCATACGGCCCGCTGGTATGTGGTGCAACCCAGGTGATGTACGAGGGTGCACCTGACTATCCAAGTCCTGCAAGAATGTGGGATATAATACAACGATACAAAATCACCATATTCTATACCACGCCGACTGCACTGCGAATGTTCATGAAGTTTGGCGATTCGATTCCAAATTCATATGACTTGTCCAACCTTCGATTACTGGGAACGGTAGGCGAGCCAATCAATCCAGAGGTCTGGAAATGGTACTATAACACAATCGGCAAATCAAGGTGCCCGATTATCGATACCTGGTGGCAGACGGAAACTGGCGCCATGATGATATCGCCATTGCCTGGCCTAGAGACAATTCCGCTCAAGCCGGGCTCGGGCGCATTTGCAATTCCTGGCGTGGAGCTGGCAATACTGGATGAATCAGGAAAACAGCTCCCGCCTGACACCAAGGGATATCTTGTGATTACAAAGCCGTGGCCTGGCATGCTGCCTACTTTGTGGGGCGATGATGAAAAATACAAGACAGTCTATTGGTCAAAATACAAAGACATCTACTATACAGGCGACTATGCCATATGCGACAAGGACGGATATTATTGGCTCTTGGGAAGAGCAGACGATGTCCTAAAGATAGCAGGACACAGAATAGGCACTGCCGAGCTGGAATCAAGCCTGGTGTCGCACAATTCAATATCAGAAGCAGCGGTGTGTGGTATTCCAGATGAGATCAAGGGCGAAGCAATCATTGCTTTCTTGGTCCCAAAGGAAGGCGTAATGGTGTCTGATTCCCTAAAGGCACAGGTAATAGATGTGGTCAGAAAAGACATTGGGGCAATTGCGACTCCCCAGTCGATTTATTTTGTATCCAAATTGCCAAAGACTCGAAGCGGCAAAATAATGCGAAGGCTGCTAAAGGCAATAGCATCAAATGAAAAAATAGGCGATGTCAGCACACTAGAGGACGGAGCAGCTGTATCTGAGATCCATGCAGCATTTGATGAGCTAAAAAAACAGATCCAGTAA
- a CDS encoding CdvA-like protein → MNKDEVEIIGKQVKDMYGTQMGKVIGTITDIDGSIQTVGVDCGLQGLVQVPFEQLVVQGDVVIYIPKWRLDAQRFLREKGLTIRRLKALIDIVSENDEMKEDAEIIHEKYKSKLISLEEAEKQISSALGSRLEELGAQLKTVKTLLFDAKVQFKSNEISEAKYDLIKTHTGEIMEHIDHEKAEILNIQRRMSDLSLDGVRSDVNQQAQIQTSAVSYLVTNNGQTVEQAPSAPSYSPEAKPSEQTSAQPIFANTAPSPAENREEVVSANLPQPPTNTVKQTEKSDWFAGMEAQ, encoded by the coding sequence ATGAACAAGGACGAAGTAGAGATTATCGGCAAGCAAGTCAAAGACATGTATGGCACCCAGATGGGCAAAGTCATCGGTACTATAACCGATATTGATGGCTCCATACAGACTGTGGGAGTTGACTGTGGTCTGCAAGGACTAGTACAGGTCCCATTTGAACAACTAGTAGTTCAGGGCGATGTCGTAATCTACATACCGAAATGGAGACTCGACGCACAACGATTCCTCAGAGAAAAGGGACTGACAATCAGGCGACTAAAGGCGCTAATTGACATTGTCTCTGAAAACGACGAAATGAAGGAAGACGCAGAAATCATACACGAAAAGTACAAGTCCAAACTGATATCGCTGGAAGAAGCTGAAAAGCAGATTTCATCAGCGCTAGGCTCACGTCTCGAAGAGCTAGGTGCACAGCTAAAGACTGTAAAGACATTGTTGTTTGATGCCAAAGTCCAATTCAAGAGCAACGAAATCTCTGAAGCAAAATATGATCTCATCAAGACGCACACAGGCGAAATAATGGAACACATCGACCATGAAAAGGCGGAAATCCTCAACATTCAGCGAAGAATGTCGGATCTATCCTTGGATGGTGTTCGCAGCGACGTGAACCAGCAAGCGCAAATCCAGACATCTGCAGTATCATATCTTGTGACAAACAACGGACAGACAGTCGAGCAAGCTCCAAGTGCACCTTCCTATTCACCTGAAGCAAAACCTTCAGAGCAAACATCGGCTCAGCCAATATTTGCAAACACTGCACCTTCTCCGGCCGAAAATAGAGAAGAGGTAGTCAGCGCAAATCTGCCTCAGCCACCGACGAATACTGTTAAGCAAACTGAGAAATCAGATTGGTTTGCAGGCATGGAAGCACAGTAA
- a CDS encoding FAD-dependent thymidylate synthase translates to MSEFTEQEKEKLKSHFSNADDSVFAIITPRQVDRGALMSRYSRTDKSMRRIFLDEFLANENRGEEFYNKVLIEYGDDSVAELGIAQIAIEGISNIAVKKIEDRRIGLSYLEKSSRYVSWDKKVNGQFKFLREKKIMESKFADSYIQACDLDFEVYSKNIDPMLKFVREKEPIEKLKFKDSASGNETEFSKLKSESDIKSATFIYNASTKAKALDILRGLLPASTLTNVGVSGNGRAFEYLLTILYSSDLAEEQEVADKIKHELDTTIKSFVRRATDKYGIAMQQYLKSLQKSTQILSKRQKIKPRHRGPLVKLVNYESEEIAQSKIISAIIYESQTIPYGEILGMVKKMSKPSKAKIISDFAKMRTNRRQRPPRAFEMTNYTFDVIGNFGMFRDLHRHRVLTLERQLLTTDHGYSTPKEIVELGIKSEYDSCMKNTKNVFDSIRNKMPQESQYVVNFAYNYPFFMNMNLREAVHLIELRTIPQGHIDYRQVAQKMFLEIQKKQPNLSKIIKFADLKSYELERFESEKRIEEKRKSN, encoded by the coding sequence TTGAGCGAGTTTACCGAACAAGAAAAAGAAAAGCTAAAAAGCCATTTCTCAAATGCTGATGATTCTGTGTTTGCTATAATAACTCCGCGACAGGTGGACCGCGGTGCTCTGATGTCTAGATATTCTAGGACTGATAAAAGCATGCGGAGAATTTTTTTGGACGAGTTTTTGGCAAACGAAAATCGCGGTGAGGAATTTTACAATAAAGTCCTAATTGAATATGGCGATGATTCCGTTGCGGAACTTGGAATTGCGCAAATTGCAATCGAGGGAATATCAAATATCGCAGTCAAAAAAATAGAGGACCGCAGAATTGGCCTGTCGTATTTGGAAAAATCGTCTCGCTATGTTTCTTGGGACAAAAAAGTAAACGGGCAGTTCAAGTTTTTGCGGGAAAAAAAAATCATGGAATCAAAATTTGCCGATTCGTACATTCAAGCGTGTGATCTGGATTTTGAAGTTTATTCCAAGAACATAGATCCAATGCTGAAATTTGTGCGAGAAAAAGAGCCAATTGAAAAGCTGAAATTCAAGGATTCTGCATCCGGAAACGAGACGGAATTCTCCAAGCTAAAATCAGAGTCGGACATCAAGTCTGCCACATTCATCTATAATGCAAGTACAAAGGCAAAGGCACTTGACATTTTGCGTGGCTTGCTTCCAGCCTCGACGCTGACCAATGTGGGCGTCTCTGGGAACGGGCGCGCATTTGAGTATCTACTGACCATATTGTACAGCTCCGACCTTGCAGAAGAGCAAGAGGTTGCGGATAAAATCAAGCATGAACTAGACACTACCATCAAGTCCTTTGTTAGGCGCGCTACCGACAAGTACGGTATTGCAATGCAGCAATATCTCAAGTCGCTGCAAAAAAGCACCCAAATACTATCCAAAAGGCAGAAAATAAAGCCAAGGCACCGAGGGCCTCTAGTCAAGCTAGTCAATTATGAATCAGAGGAAATAGCACAGAGCAAGATAATTTCTGCAATTATTTACGAATCACAAACAATACCATATGGGGAGATTTTAGGTATGGTCAAAAAAATGAGCAAACCTTCCAAGGCAAAGATAATTTCTGATTTTGCAAAAATGCGCACAAACAGAAGGCAGCGGCCCCCACGTGCATTTGAGATGACAAACTATACCTTTGATGTCATTGGTAATTTTGGAATGTTTCGTGATCTGCACAGACATCGAGTGCTGACACTGGAGCGACAATTACTAACAACAGATCACGGATACAGCACCCCAAAGGAAATAGTCGAGCTTGGAATAAAGTCAGAATATGACTCCTGCATGAAGAATACAAAAAATGTGTTTGATTCGATACGAAATAAAATGCCGCAAGAATCCCAGTATGTAGTCAATTTTGCATACAACTATCCGTTCTTTATGAACATGAATCTGCGAGAGGCAGTACACCTAATTGAGCTCAGAACTATTCCGCAAGGCCACATTGACTATCGACAGGTAGCGCAGAAAATGTTCTTGGAAATTCAGAAAAAGCAGCCAAACCTATCCAAGATAATCAAGTTTGCAGATCTTAAATCGTACGAGCTTGAGAGATTCGAGTCTGAAAAAAGAATAGAGGAAAAGCGAAAATCCAATTAG
- the msrB gene encoding peptide-methionine (R)-S-oxide reductase MsrB → MEKIEKSDSQWKSELSKDEFDVCRMKATEPPFTGKYTYCKDDGIYRCTCCGNELFSSKTKYDSGSGWPSFWEPIHENSVKYERDSSYGMTRVEVMCAKCDAHLGHVFEDGPKPTGNRFCINSVSLKLEKS, encoded by the coding sequence ATGGAAAAAATAGAAAAATCCGATTCCCAATGGAAAAGCGAGCTATCCAAAGACGAGTTTGACGTCTGCAGAATGAAGGCGACCGAACCCCCATTTACTGGAAAATACACATACTGCAAGGATGATGGAATCTATCGCTGCACCTGCTGTGGAAATGAGTTGTTCAGCTCAAAGACAAAATACGATTCAGGCTCTGGCTGGCCAAGCTTTTGGGAGCCAATACATGAGAATAGTGTCAAGTACGAGCGAGATTCCAGTTATGGAATGACTAGAGTGGAGGTAATGTGCGCAAAATGCGATGCGCACTTGGGCCACGTCTTTGAAGACGGTCCAAAACCGACGGGAAACAGATTTTGTATCAATTCTGTGTCGCTCAAGCTGGAAAAGTCCTAG